TATCGCCTCTGCAACGGCACCTTCGCCGCCGTTCTTCTTCGTAATATAATCGGCGACATCTTTCACCTCATCTACCGCGTCGTTTACCGCGATCGCAAGCCCGACGTTTTTCAAGATCGGGAGGTCCAGAAAATCGTCTCCCATATACGCTATAGAGTCCCGTGTTGCGCTATTATTCTTCATCACCTCATCCAGTGTCTCGAGCTTATTTATCCTGTCCAGATACAACTCATCTATCTTGATCTTGCTTGCCCGCTTAGACACCGCCTCGGAGGCCCTTCCCGATACCAGCACGATCTTAAGCCCTGCCGCCTTTGCTGCCCAGCAGGAAGACCCGTCATGTATGCAGAAGAGCCTCGTCTCGAAGAGCTTCTTCTTACCGAGATCGTCGTTACTCCAGATAACAAAAGGTTTCGTCATGACCCCGTCCGTATCTATGATGAGTATCTTGATCTTTACGATCTTCTCCCTCAACCTGCTGTCCATGCTATTCATGCGTCCCCCTATCATTCTTCATCTTTGCGAATATCCTGTTGACTTCAACCAGATCCGACGGCGTATCGACACTGTAGGTGCGATGTTTCGTCACAACCCCTTTAAGCTTATGCCCGTTCTCCAACACCCTCAAGAGTTCTATCCCTTCGATTATCTCGAGAGGCGTCTGCTTCATGGCCGCAAAACGCAGAAGATAATCCCGCCTGAATGCGTAAAGCCCGATCTGTTTGTATACGCAGTAATTCTTCCTTGCTTTAGGATACGGTATAGGAGCCCTGCTCATGAACATTATGTTCGCGTTGACATCCATCACGACCTTAACGTTCATCAGGTCTACAAGATCTGCAGGATCTGTTATCCTGCCGGCTAATGTGACAACATTCACCGCGCGGTCATCCATAAGAGGCCCGGCCGCCTGCGATATCATCTCCGGGTCGAGCAAGGGTTCATCACCCTGAACGTTGACTATGATGTCCGCCCCGCGTTTCTCTGCGACTTCGGCGATCCGGTCTGTGCCTGTCTGGTGCCGAGAAGACGTCATGACCGCTTTGCCGCCGAAACCTTCAACGCACAATAGTATACGTTCATCGTCAGTGGCGACAACTACCTCATCAACTATCTTCGACTTGACGGCGCGATTATATACATGGTAGATCATCGGTTTACCCGCTATCATCGCCAAAGGTTTTCCTTCGAATCTGGTCGAGGCATAGCGCGCAGGTATGACCACTAAAACCTTCTGTCCAATACCGGTTCTCTTCATAATGGTTTCCCTTTTATTGTCGTGACACTAAATGAACATAACCGGCCTCTTTATGATCGGGCCAGCAGCTCTACCGCTTTCCCCGCAATCCTGTCCGACGCCATACCGTCCGTTTTATAAAAACACTTGCGCAAGACCAGATCTTTAAGCTTTTCATCGGGCCTTAATGAGTCGGGATCTTCCAGTAATCTCCTGAACTCCCGCCTCAGGCTCTCTACAGAATATGCGCTTGGGACTACACCAATATCTCTGAACACAGAGCCATTAAAACCATTAGCCTGCCACCGCACGACCGGTATGCCTCTCAAGAACGCCTCTTCTCCGACAGTGGAGTATGTGAATAGAAGAAGGTCCGCGGAGTTAAGGTCTTCTTCAAGCGAAACATTGGATAAAGTAAAAGCATCTCTGTACCGTTTGTATGCGGGCATCTCCTCCATCTTGGCAAAGGGATGGCTTCGCAGGAATAAACGTATTCTCAGTCCCTCGCTCGCAAGCGGCGCAGCACGTACCATCTCGAAATCAAGCCGCACATTGAGCGTCGAAACTAAAAGGACTTTTGCCGGATCCGACGCTTTGCCTGATCGAGGTTTATTTCCGGCATTCTCCATATGATCAAAACGAGCGGATCCCGTCATGAATATCTTTTCGGCGGAAATACCGTTCTCAAGCAGGATATCCCTGCACAATTCTCCCATCACGAAAAATCTATCGGGAGACGGCATCGCCTTTCCATCCGGCTTGCCGCTGAATTCCATCTCAGGATCTGCAAGTATAAATGTCTTCTCCCGGGCATAGCTTGCATGCTGCATATCACATTTTACGGTCGCGGGGCTTCCAAGAATAGCGCCCTGGTTAAAAGCCCTCGCCGACAGATAGAGCTCAAGAAAAGAAAACGATACCTTGGGTTTATAAAAAGCGAATGCTCTTTTAAAAGCGGTCTCCATCAAATAATTATGCGGTAAAGAGGAGTCGCAGAACCCATAAGCCAATTTATTGCGAAAAAGCGGCATCATATCACAGCCGTCTTCCTTAAAGATAGCCTTGAACTCATCGGAACGGCTGAAACGAAGATACCTATAAGCAGGCCGCATGTCAAAAACC
The genomic region above belongs to Candidatus Omnitrophota bacterium and contains:
- a CDS encoding HAD hydrolase family protein, with translation MNSMDSRLREKIVKIKILIIDTDGVMTKPFVIWSNDDLGKKKLFETRLFCIHDGSSCWAAKAAGLKIVLVSGRASEAVSKRASKIKIDELYLDRINKLETLDEVMKNNSATRDSIAYMGDDFLDLPILKNVGLAIAVNDAVDEVKDVADYITKKNGGEGAVAEAIRLILKAQNKWDKAVADVLEESYKHSENITKIS
- the kdsB gene encoding 3-deoxy-manno-octulosonate cytidylyltransferase is translated as MKRTGIGQKVLVVIPARYASTRFEGKPLAMIAGKPMIYHVYNRAVKSKIVDEVVVATDDERILLCVEGFGGKAVMTSSRHQTGTDRIAEVAEKRGADIIVNVQGDEPLLDPEMISQAAGPLMDDRAVNVVTLAGRITDPADLVDLMNVKVVMDVNANIMFMSRAPIPYPKARKNYCVYKQIGLYAFRRDYLLRFAAMKQTPLEIIEGIELLRVLENGHKLKGVVTKHRTYSVDTPSDLVEVNRIFAKMKNDRGTHE